Below is a window of Chelmon rostratus isolate fCheRos1 chromosome 23, fCheRos1.pri, whole genome shotgun sequence DNA.
TAGTACACTTATTGATGTACTTTTTACTGTACTACATGTATTGGATTACTTTAGTTACtttgttataaataaaactacCCAACAGTTTATAGAGTACGAGTGAAATGATCAGTCAATGTCCTCCAGCCGAGTTTTTATTCTTCACATGGACACAAAGGACACTGCGATGGCTCGTATTAAGAGCAACAAGTGCAGTAACCAAACtcaccaccagagggcagtgACTGTCACTATCAGCTTTATGTTaaactgtgtgttcaggttggaccaggtctctctctctctgtagtctTTCCTACCTCTCTCGACCACCCCccacttttctcctcctgctctcctcatCACTGAGTCTGGATTCAGCAGCTCATACGCTGCAGATGTCCTCGAACTGTCTGTCCCTTCAGCCTGTCAGTCcttcagcagcaacatgaagACAAGACAAAGATTTTGGTTTCTGCTCTGGGTAAGACTTCAAATCTAACACCTGCTTTTGACTTGTTTAAAAAGTGTTAATTGGTTGAATAAACATAGGATCATTTTTCTCACATTggattattaattattattcagtgtttaaatAAGGCAGCTATGGTAAATTGACCATATTTCATGTTATCAGCAGTTGTAGCTGGAACGCTGATCCTGATGTGCATTTTATTATGAAGGTCTGGTGAAGTCTGTTTGGTCTTTTCTTTATCAAAATTAGAAAAGTGCAGGTTGTGGTGAAGCAGCCCAGCAAATGCAGGAAGAAGATTTTTTGTCTAATATTTAAGAGAAAAATGGAATTTACTGGTTTCATGTTGATAAAATCCAGCTCACTGTGACTTTTTATTCATCAAATGACTccagatgtttgttttcttgataAAAGGCTAATTTACTGTCTCTTCtctgaaaactgtaaaatgatttAAACTACTTTCAATAGATCTTTATTGGCTTAATTGTCTCGTTTAAGCGGACTTcatatatttctattattattatctctATTATTCTATACCCATCATTTACCCGCAGCTGCGTTATCAGGGGATTAACAATTCCTGCTCGTTGATCATTCGGCTCTGCTGTGTTGtatccaggtgtgtgtttgcagcgtTGGTCCGACGCATTGCTGGCACGACCTGGACAACAGCGAGTACGACTGCTGGCCTCTGGACAAACCAAACGAATACAACATGATCGACTGCGGGGGTGAGAATCTGACCGTCTCAATGACTGAATGTCTGTACAGGTACAGTACAAACAGGTGCTGTcatatcttcttcttcttcttatatCTTCGCCCAGGTCTGGAGATGGCCTGGGTGGTCCGCCCTCCAGAGACTGTGAAGACCGGCGAGGTCTTCAGCGTCACGTACTCAGTCACAGCCAGGGACTCTTTCTACCACTGGGCGATCGACAACCACATCTTCACAAACAGGTTAGTACATCTGTGAGACTGGCTCACAAGAGTTCAGACTGTATTTAAACCAGACTGACCGGCTTATACTTCTTTAAACTAGTTTTAGACTGGACAATTAAACTCCACTGGGAGCCAGACGGGATCTTAACCCGGTCTGAAGTCTGGTGTGCATATGTGTTCAGTTCCATAGTGAACGCTCAAGCAGCTCGGAAGTTCTGCGAACATCACGACTGTCCAGCCAACTGGAATGAGGCTGACGGAGAAAACTGCTGCATTCATCACGCTAACATCCACTCCTGTCCACTGGGATACATGGTACGTACTGACACTAAGTCCCTTATTTTAACTTCTTAGTATTTACAGCAACAAGTTTCCTCTAAATTTCAACCAGTACAATGACATTCAACACTAAAAAATGGAACCATGTGCTTCGTTATTTTCAGCTTCTGTATGTCAGCAGGGACTTTTTACtcaaaaatgcagctttttgaagaaattacattttaaagacaataaaacaatgaatattaaataaaccaaatttCAGACATCAGAGAGCATCTGTGGTCCCTGGATTCCTGACGACGGAAAGATcttcacacacaccatctctaCCTCTGGCAAGATGACCCAGACCAACTGGACTGCCAAGGTAACGCGCTCACATGTCCAGTTTATCTATGCGGCCCAATATCACTTACAGTTTCTCAAACGAGTAATGGTTTCTGAGCTGGTCGAAGTCATCTGAATAAACTCCATAAAGTCTTAAAACATAAGGGCTAAATGGAAGAAAGCTCAGTAGGGGGAAGTCAAAGACCTCTCTCCTTGTATGACTGGATAGAAGCTACAGGTGGGAAAAGGTGGGTTCTTTAGGCGACTGACAGCATTCAATCAGGTCACTAGCTTAAGTGACAGAAAGTTGAGGTGTAGCAGTGCATCTTGCATTGCCAAGAATACAAAATTCATTATGTACGATAGTGACTTCAGTGTGTAAAGACCTTTGTCCTTTGATACGCTGGGAGCATCCAGGGAATGGTCAGAGTATATTTGTAGAACAGTGATGTGATTTTGGGTTTGGCTCTCTACAAATGCCAAAATCAAGTCACTGCTATACTAATTTTCTATATTTTAATGTACAAGTCCTGATGTAGGTTAATGTTTGTACGCAGACGATACGCTACTTTATATCACAAATGTTTCAAACTCTCCTCCTCGTACTCCAAAATTATTTTTGCTATAATAGGAGGCAGACACTCAATAATgattataatgataataatactttatttgtacagcaccttcCATACAAGAATCCTAGCTCAAAgtattttacaacaaaaaaagtacaacaaGTGCAGATAAAAAAGATACAGGATGGACATGAGAGAAAAGAGCTAAGACACTGAAAATCTGATCTAATTCAGAAAACAGTGACGCTACCAACGTGCTACTGAGAAATGTTGTTAAAGTAGTAACACCACTACTTGTGGCATCACTACTGCTCAACACTGATTGGTCGAAAGGCCTCTGAAAGAACAAGCATAACAGAGCCTCCCATCATCCACTACCAGTCTTGATTACCTGTCAGCCTATTCCAGCCCAGAATGTCTTCCCCTGGTTTTAACCTCACTGTGGGTattatctgtgtctgtgtcgttaaaaaacacacatcacagtcTTTCATAAAGAGAATGAAGAACATaaggtggaaaataaaaccctctGAACAGATGTAAACATTCTTGGCTGGTGTTTCTGATAACCAGGTGGACCCATTACTTTGCCTTGCAGGTGGTTCTGGTCCACGCTGGCTTAACCTCCCTCATCGCTCACATACGAGTCGGTCGCATGCAGGTCGCTCTTGAGGCCAAGAGCACTGTGCAGCCTGCTGTAGGTAGGTTATGTTAGTTTATGTCCCTCTCTACTTCCTAGCATGaccacagaaacaaatacaagGGTCATGTGACCAACAAGGGTCGGTAAACGCCATATCAAGGCCACGTTTGTCTCGAACTTGTTCACAGGGAGGCGTCAAAGAGGACCAACAGTCGTCCTCTTGATCCTCCTGTACGTCTGAGCTCTTCACCTCGTCACTTAGATGGAGACCAGACGCTCTCTCCGACTGTTTCAGCTCTCCACAGTCTCATTATTTGGGTTGTAACCGCCCAAGACTCATGGCCATAGGTGACAGTTCGATCATAGACTGAGCAGTCAATCGGAAGCTTCACATTTAAGTTCCTTATACTCCAATTTAGACAGAAACTTTGTTCAAACATGGagtatttaaaggataactttcgttttttacaacctggactttatttgtagcattaaatacgcccatttagacactcagacaactttggtggcatttggagtcgttttgaagaaattagccccagaggagcggcgcgtatatccgtataatgcaagtactcggggcatccatgcgcagcctctataaacgcataatctgcggcgaaactcgttcatattccaatatttagttatgatatgctggtgctattcccctctgagcccgtggtggcatgttatcaacatccagtgtctctagacaactgtcattgatgaacattgtccacaagaacacctctgcctccgcgtcctcctttcaacgagctcctcgtccgtgtactctggctcaaaacggtgaggacgtccatcgtaaacaaagtcatcgtccaccacctcagagtcggaaaagtattcatccattttgtgaaaaataacagtcgcaaactaaagctaaactagccgaccgccgcagagtcagccgtgttgtggctggctgctcgcagcgcgcggcggtcgaaaatgacgtcatccacgtcagaagtagttgtctagagacgccggatgttgataacatgccaccacgggctcagaggggaatagcaccagcatatcagaactaaatattggaatatgaacgagtttctgcagattatgtgttatgtagaggctgcgcatggatgccccgagtactcgcattatacggatatacgcgccgctcctctggggctaatttcttcaaaacgactccaaatgccaccaaagttgtctgggggagtaaatgggcgtatttaatgctacaaatagtTGttaaaaacgaaagttatcctttaagtataATAAGTTCAGGTAGTGTATACTGTAAGGTCAGGAATTGTTGTGTTTAGGTTTCAGAGACCATTATCTTTAGGTATAAggttacatgtgtgtattttatattagtgaaaacatgaacaagtTGCTACTTaatccttctctctgtcctctaaGTGTGTGGAGATGGTGTTTGTGAGGAGGCGGAGCTTTGTTCCACCTGTCTAGCCGACTGTGGTGAATGCCCCATGACCGCCGCAGCCAAGCTGGCCATCGGCCTGCCGCTCAgcctgctctgcctctgcttcatACTGACCGCTGTGGTGAGAATCAACGACACGCATGCTAATttgaaaataacacaataatGGAAGCCCTTAAATGAAATCTGTCATAAATCTGTCCTGCGCAGTGGCTGAGGTACCagaaacagaagctgctgtggGACGAGAGCTGGATCATCGACTTCACGACGATAAAACAAGGTGTCGTAACAATCAGGCTGCTTTAAACTACCTGAAACCAGCCGGCTCTAATGTAAGCTAGTAAGGGTCTCCACAGGTCACAAGAGGTCTGAACCGATCAGGCGTTGGTCTGAAACAGCTTTAAACTGATTCAAACAGTCATCACATGAAGTATAATgagactttttgttttcaggtcGTTCTAAATGATATAGATCAGACGTAATGCGTCAGAAGCAGCAGTGAGTGCagccctctgtctctctataGATCCGGAAGCTTGCATGACGATGGGCAGTATCATGAGTGTCCCGGTCGGCAACAGCGACAGTAACACCAGCTGTGTGACTGCTCTCAGCTCCTGCACAGGACAACCAGGCACCAGGAAAACTCTGTTCACCTGCACTGGGATATAGTAAGCCCACCTGTTGGACTACGGACGGTCTGGAGACAGCTGGGGGGGCACTGTGAGAAAACGTCCTGGATTAAcatctttttcctctgcagtgatgGCAGGACGGTGGCCATCAAGAGGATTCAAACAAagactttctctctgtccaaaaccatcagacaggaagtcaaacaagTCAGgtaacgcacacacatacacactcgcCATCCTTCATTAAGACCCTCGAATATCAAACACTGACCGCATCTCTCGTCCGCCTCCAGGGAGCTTGATCACCCCAACCTGTGCAAGTTTATCGGCGGTTGTGTTGAGGTGCCTAATGTTGCCATAGTGACAGAGTACTGCCCAAAAGGAAGCCTTAACGATGTTCTGCTTAACGAGGAGATCCCACTTAACTGGGGCTTCAGGTagatgcacaaacatgcacatcttATCTGAGCTTTGATAGTAAGTTGATTTAATTTAAACCACAGACATTACTGGACTAATGTTTGATATTTAGGTAAATTTGGGtaagaataataaatgaagTCCAGCTTCACACACTCTTCCAGGTTTTCCTTCGCGACGGACATCGCCAGAGGGATGTCGTACCTCCACCAGCACAGGATCTGTCACGGCCGACTCAAGTCTCTGAACTGTGTGTTAGACGACCGCTGGGTCTGCAAAATAACAGGCAATATGAGTGTGTGCTGGAGCGAATGTGTTTCCCCTGCGCCGCGTCTGCCCATCTGTTTTTACACTGAATGTTAAAAATAGATGAAAACTgggtaaaacattaataatcCAAGAATCAAAGTAACTGATTTTCATGGCTAAGACAGCAGTTTAAAGGTGCGTCGCTGCAATCAGCCAAAAATAAGTTTCCACCTGTCTGTttgtaaaatctgtgtttttttggtgaaaatgagtaaaaatctaaatctgtgAGCCTTTACAGCCTAGAAGCTAATAAATGCATCATCTAATGTTGCATCACTTTTACATCAGACGTGTAAAAGCACGCAAACATCATCTGACTTCTCTGGAACACACGATAAATCTTTGACGCCGATTGGACGGTTTaattttttgattttgattgacaTGTGATCTGTCCTGTCAGATTACGGGCTGAGAACGTATCGCAGGGATGATGGGGCGGAGCCTCTTTCCACCTATCAGCAGAGACTGTTGGAGGTGTACATGCCGCCTGAGTTCCAGAACTCTAACGTGGAGCCGACGCTGGCTGGAGATGTGTTCAGGTATCAAAGAGCTGAACCGCGAGCACGAGTTCCCAAAGGCTCAGGTGCACACACGTAGACCAATCACGTTGCTCCGCTCTGTATGTTTTCCCAGCTACTCCATCATCTTGCTGGAGATCGCCACTCGCAGCGACCCCGTCCCCGTAAGTCGTCGTGTGTGTGTCCCACCGTCCAGCCGCTCTGCTGTAACTCGCTGCACAAACAGAGGACAAATACCTGAATGTGTTGCAGGCAGAGGAGTCTAACCTGGAGAGCGCCTGGTGTCCTCCTCTACCTGAGCTGATCTGCAGTAAGGCCGACAACACCTGCCCCTGTCCGGCCGACTACGTGGAGGTGTGTGAGCGCCGCCCGGACCTGCTTCTGAACAAACGTCATTCATCTTTATTTCTCGAGCATCAGCCTCCGATTGTTTTGACGTTTGCATCATGAAGTGCAGTGACTGATTGCTTGAGGGACAATACAACGATAGAAGAGCGCTGACTGCATCATTTTTATTGGTTTGAATGCTACGTTGTTGTCGGGGGTGATCACAGCTTGACTAAAATGTGATGAGGAGCAATGCTAACCTTAGCATGTTAGCTCGATAGTGATTGCCACATTCAAAAACATAGTGAATTACAACGTTTAGAAGCAGTTTACACGTCTCTGCGTGTGCTTAACGTCCTTTAAAATAATCGTCTCTGACCGTCAAACATCTGCTTCGCTTTGTCCAATCAGAGAACGGCCGTTTCTGAGAAACTCTGTAACACAAACTTCAAATCACAAGAAAACTCTCTCTAACCGCTTGTGCTGTCTTTTGTCCCGTGTGTGTCTCCGTAGCTCATCCGGCGCTGTCGCTCTCATAACCCCGCCCACCGACCCACCTTTGAACAGATCAGGAAGTTCGTTAACCGGATCAACCCGATCAAAGTCAGCCCAGTGGACATGATGATGAACCTGGTAACGACCTGCGGCACAGACAGGGCAGACATCACTTTGAATATTGAATCATGTTGATGACAGAGGCCGCCTTATTAAAATCcagggctgtgattggctgtttccTTCCTCCGCTGTCCAGACTGTATCACATGAAGGAGATCCAACGCTCTCTGTTTCAGATGGAGAAGTACAGTAAACACCTGGAGGTGTTGGTGGCTGAGCGGACTCAGGATCTGACACATGAGAAGCAGAGGACTGACCGGCTGCTATACAGtacagcacgcacacacacatgcacgcacacacacgcacgcacacacacacgcacgcacgcacgcacacacacgcacacacacacacgcacacacacacacataaaggtgaaataagacaaaaagacGGGTGTGTTCTGTTGCAGGTATGCTTCCTAAACAGGTAGCTGACGACCTGCGGCAGGGGAAGCCGCTGCAGGCTCAGAGTTACGTCAGCGCCACCATCTTCTTCAGGTAGGAACTGACTGAATGTGTTTCCACGTGTTAATGCCGAGGCTGCACGACggcatcttcttcctcctcagctgttgCTTTCCaataaaaggcaacaaaaagTCTGGAGAAGGTAGACATGTTTGAGTCAGGACGTCTGCAAGACGTCTGAGGACATCAGAGAGACAACTGACAGCATCATCGCTGACTCAGAACAGGGCTGAGTATTTACcatgtacctgtgtgtgtgtgtgtgtgtgtgtgtgtgtgtgtgtgtgtgtgtgtgtgcagtgataTTGTGGGCTTCACACAgctgtccagcagcagcactcctTACCAGGTCGTCGACTTCCTCAACAAGCTCTACACAACGTTTGACGACATCATCGACAACTACGACGTCTACAAGGTGGAAACCATCGGAGACGCCTGTGAGTgtcacgcacgcacgcacgcacgcacgcacacgcacacacacacacactggatttaACGTTGCTGACTGTGTCATCGGGTGGTTGTAGACATGGTGGTGTCCGGCGTTCCCCGGGAGAACGGGATCCTCCACGCCTCAGAGATCGCCAGCATGGCTCTGGACCTGGTGGGCGTCTGTCGCACCTTCAGGATCCCCCACAAACccaacatgcagctgcagataCGAGCTGGGATACACTCTGGTACACGCGCCCTCTCGACGACATACACACACCTTACGAATCAAAATGCACCTCCAGACCCGTTTTAACGCGTCCCTCTTCAGGTCCGGTGGTAGCGGGAGTCGTGGGGACGAAGATGCCTCGTTACTGTCTGTTTGGAGACACAGTCAACACAGCATCGAGGATGGAGTCCACCAGCCTGGGTAACAGTCTGCTGCTAACAGAGCAACACCTGGACCATCTGAGAAGTCTCCTGACTTCACCTGAGCTGTGCCGTTTACCTGAGAAGCCGTTTAATGCAGGAAAGAACATGTTTCACGTCATCCCTGTTTACAACGTCCGTCTTTGCTGATGGTTTACGTCTGGTTCCATAATCCGTTAACACGGAGGAGCTTTCAGACCGCCCGCATTGGGAGCAGGAGAGGGTGGCTGACAATGGTTCAGCTCTGTAATGAGCTCCtgcaccatggcaaccacagagcctcaaagaaaacaaacctcACTGAATTCTTCACCAGCAGCCAACGAGCATGAGCCGCTGAAACCATCGGCTGCACGGTTCACAGTCTGGTCCGGACCAGCGAGCAATTTGATACGAGCTAGCTAGACTTCCTGTATGAACGGTATCATAATGTTAACAACTCCCTGTTTTAGCCTGGCTGTAGCGTAGCAGCATCTTACTGCAGGCTGTTCAGCACAAGAATAATACAggaacataataataataatgataatagcgacatcattattattattattataaatataataatgatgttgataataataatcaatgcATTGAAAATCAGAACCAACAATAATCATAACACTTGAATGAAAATAACCAAACCTCCAAGCAGGCATCCTGGGGTCCAAGCACCCGACACTCAGGGCTGAAGCTGCATCACAGTGGTTTTTATGTTTGGACCCTCTTGCTGTGCCAGGATCTGCTTCAGGCTTTGAGTCCAAGTCCTCCCTAAAACTAACCCAGATCAGTCATTTCAGCCACGTTCTCACTTGTGTCTGCTAGTTCAGGTTCTCTGCACTACACTAAAACActaaataaatcacatgctGTGTATTCATAAGTTCAATTATGACAGCGTGATGTTTGAGTATACTGTATTTAAACTCTtctaaaatctaaatctaaaatctTCACACcactaatgaaaatatttcaaaataataaagtGACTGTGACATATAAATATGTGGACTAAAGACCAGCAGAATGTTCTAACACAAACCGGGTGTGTTTCCAGCCCTGAAGATCCAGTGCAGCTCCACCGCCTTCTACCTGCTGGAGGAGATCGGCGGCTACCTGCTGGAGTGCAGAGGAATGCTGCAGGTCAAGGTGAGCCGCCTCTGAAACAGGCACCGGGAACACCGGGAGCCGCCCAGTGACGCTCTggatctgtctgtctctaacaGGGCAAAGGTGACATGGTGACTTACTGGTTGGAGGGGAAGAAGACGTCCGTGGTCTCCAAGGACGTCAGCCCCGACGCCAAGGCAAACAAAGGCGTCACCATGGAGACGGAGGCGGAGAAAGAAGGAGGGCTGTGCTCGTCCGTGCCCGGCTTTCTGAACGGTGATCTTCTCCTGGATCCGGCCTGATCCGGCCTGATCCGGCCCGAGTATCATCTGATCAGTTAGTCTGAACAGAATGCAGAATGCTAACGTGAATGCTATGctacatgtgatgtgtgtgttgtactgtgGCTGTTTCAGTATGTCATTaattcacccccccccctccgagCTCAAACATGTCATCACAACCGTCTCGAGGCCCAAAGTACTGGTAGCCCTGCTTCTTCTTCAGAGGGACGGTGAGGACAGTGAACGTCATTAGGACACATCAACATGCGTCATAACAAACTTTCTGTTCACTGTGCGGCTTTGAGCCCCCGGGGGGGTTTTCCAGGTAATTGTTCGCAGCCTGGATGCGAACGGGCTCTTTGGCAGAAGAGCCAGAAGACTCGACTTCAACGAGGGAGATGCCAACAAGCCGGACTGGACTGCAGCACGCCGTCCCTCGAGGAGACTCAAGGCGACACTGTGTGGACACCGTGTGGACACCGTGTGGACACCCTGTGGACACCCTGTGGACACCCTGTGCTGTCAGGACTTTCATTCCTTCTCTCACATGTGTTGTtagaacaaaaacatgagatTTTAGTAAGAAGCTTTCCCGCTTTTTCATTCTGACGCTCACAGAATCAGCAGCCAGCCAATTATTTCCCACCAGTACGACCTCGCCCCCACCCCACTGATCTGCTTTTTAAtacttctttcttctgtttatcGACTCTTTGATCTTTTATTGTTGGCTGCATGTGATCATTTAATTTCCcggcgtgggattaataaagttttatcttatctcgACAGCTGATGGTTGAGACGTCAGTGgaacagctgactgactgtccGGTGTTTCTCTGTGGTTACCTGCTGGAAACTCTTCGTCTCAGTCAGCTGTTTGAAAGTTTAAGAATTTTTCTGTGGAAGAAGtcttaaaaagaaaaccag
It encodes the following:
- the LOC121627012 gene encoding atrial natriuretic peptide receptor 1-like; the encoded protein is MSARRPGAGGSVQKIKCKKKRLHNKDRTGSDPRGGAAEVCVCSVGPTHCWHDLDNSEYDCWPLDKPNEYNMIDCGGLEMAWVVRPPETVKTGEVFSVTYSVTARDSFYHWAIDNHIFTNSSIVNAQAARKFCEHHDCPANWNEADGENCCIHHANIHSCPLGYMTSESICGPWIPDDGKIFTHTISTSGKMTQTNWTAKVVLVHAGLTSLIAHIRVGRMQVALEAKSTVQPAVVCGDGVCEEAELCSTCLADCGECPMTAAAKLAIGLPLSLLCLCFILTAVWLRYQKQKLLWDESWIIDFTTIKQDPEACMTMGSIMSVPVGNSDSNTSCVTALSSCTGQPGTRKTLFTCTGIYDGRTVAIKRIQTKTFSLSKTIRQEVKQVRELDHPNLCKFIGGCVEVPNVAIVTEYCPKGSLNDVLLNEEIPLNWGFRFSFATDIARGMSYLHQHRICHGRLKSLNCVLDDRWVCKITDYGLRTYRRDDGAEPLSTYQQRLLEVYMPPEFQNSNVEPTLAGDVFSYSIILLEIATRSDPVPAEESNLESAWCPPLPELICSKADNTCPCPADYVELIRRCRSHNPAHRPTFEQIRKFVNRINPIKVSPVDMMMNLMEKYSKHLEVLVAERTQDLTHEKQRTDRLLYSMLPKQVADDLRQGKPLQAQSYVSATIFFSDIVGFTQLSSSSTPYQVVDFLNKLYTTFDDIIDNYDVYKVETIGDAYMVVSGVPRENGILHASEIASMALDLVGVCRTFRIPHKPNMQLQIRAGIHSGPVVAGVVGTKMPRYCLFGDTVNTASRMESTSLALKIQCSSTAFYLLEEIGGYLLECRGMLQVKGKGDMVTYWLEGKKTSVVSKDVSPDAKANKGVTMETEAEKEGGLCSSVPGFLNGDLLLDPA